Proteins co-encoded in one Fusarium musae strain F31 chromosome 3, whole genome shotgun sequence genomic window:
- a CDS encoding hypothetical protein (BUSCO:EOG092604I8), whose product MSRNGIMRNPVPRKGPPHWRHLSRSSLDRTQADVPASPASVSTHSTIKEEKRTRIERRCTVTVNEGYARDEVLLNFDVVGGDIKPGALMCIATVKDDLRKISTGHGASSKQNQEQSYGSKGTAGTQNGDGACFKYFFVAKDMPQETKTRNPDIEVYVLKHIADAFGMKKGSQVLLTMVDAKNPATEASHVELSFKDQYLSRSDIWRMTVGELTGRTVYKGQSVLFMGTIKAQVTAIYVDGRRTHSAFFTRDTRPIFRSESARYVLFIQMAREMWEFDAESSGEIMFNKVVNGFLPALFKRWAMLKAKHLVSIVLFARVEYDTGLTAEFDNLLGDYYTGIQPSGPRRPYKDFYRVVVSEMGSGEWTKILHQLKVEFNFFRRDISLHHHKLNAQAEIDGRGSIPTDTPSTRVKAESTYAMYGNVLEAINLASSQFAHDHIDRDLTRTGISIAVISPGSGVFEVDYETLRRTTEALVGNGIGIDLICMPKMPLHSVPLFKYRNPQYSDDHGHAHRSSFSRSFHSRDSTPNHPTPVIGSYQSLGESFSPSKGMSLSRRSDPLMSMATSEQWCFALPQWLHVSFWTGASDEALSYEGIALSVSNKVMQDDEDEFNIRCRMYALQMRSVLETNEIETTPLQVDTHFPANITEPPSSQKYRNTGINDTVYIPNKRPPDGLLDHIHGFQRFVPDRLARPGEKSLWKQLQEFDDHRAKISSSRSRHHSSRYAKELDEITRRQLAEDSGLYGTSLPEKKAPILGPSARKLSMNIMDGEKPSPTSLKKSAEPPAPKPPKTVAKQPKLMRQISLGQRGFGIAAPKAVVAEIKAETVNASGVTSSEAKQPSTPRIRPELRPSSPQTIASHPSSLSVHKYRTDTPDTIIEGVPMTPSIPILKRNNSGNLDIATMQLRTASSTIGSSLNSRQQKREDDRDLRSSDALRADDAQKLYTNKLRAGALGGAVQDLPTTLSPTTSITPWLTLLNPSNPESLAIDDTVLYSRWQHVYPQIGQMKVQKWKALCCPASVPLTTEYFPSKTQFDTEYHRHPYTVEQDTDDDMGEEPKSRQDFIQELISLRFTQGFQVVVGPWVARAFGQNSIKIGDIFSRDQPLEDGTSIFMSVGNSIHQLSCVNGTEVEVNIFVRKPTDTSLTSQGISPVYKPAIRTLLDDAYEAREIDLLTARPERNWNMIDSYIAGHHDEMMDSLRFWRARFVLIPVLRKDVPVSKTQGGDHAEEVRIEGIKRLAQSWQKYRYIPPSERRYHSVGQQKRKRDPNPLDIVYKTDDPSVVIAAEVETLPLTEGLEVGNRKGLVSAKERFKKSNLNLAMLADAMQQPIENGGVRLQNRRWHLRLYSASFIGSDMVTWLLDNFEDLDTREDAEALGNALMVHDDGKSGISKDKGLFVHVDKRHQFRDGNYYYQIASEFAKPHVGWFNSRRAAVPPTPSLEGSSRDSPRALMSARSVDEGGSPASTSTTPTISLSQSVKRSRVVLSKVIKYDVDHRKRSYRPERIDLHYDRLHNPDGCYHIRIDWMNVTTKLVEDAVESWAREASQYGLRLVEVPIKEACTITETNPFRRPYRIKLAASPPDQRPETYIDPNSQGPTTSPNKHFYQTAILKKFDFVLDMEAASNFPSNVDVTYSWGKPDYKYTQYIHRSGSLLAEITDEGDFLILANRLYSSRSVNPREKEVRSADPPLVERGGRMSSYGPYSTFGMTESATLASPVVKPTHFYHSPALKPVDQNTKAASSATPDPDALNAEIDAFCHDTSALEEFYKEAMEKGQKVQGTPATAAASTPLEAVPEASIPTLGLPPGVLGGNDGAPTKRLNSPMSFLRRSSVQYDSGSSLTGR is encoded by the exons ATGTCACGAAATGGTATCATGAGGAACCCGGTCCCTCGCAAGGGACCGCCTCATTGGCGACATCTAAGCAGATCAAGTTTGGATCGTACCCAAGCCGATGTCCCTGCGTCGCCCGCCAGCGTATCGACTCATTCCACtatcaaagaagagaagcgaaCAAGAATAGAACGCCGATGCACCGTGACAGTCAACGAGGGCTACGCTAGAGATGAGGTCCTGCTCAATTTCGACGTAGTTGGTGGGGATATAAAGCCGGGAGCGTTGATGTGTATAGCGACCGTCAAAGATGACCTGCGAAAGATCTCCACCGGCCATGGTGCCAGTAGCAAGCAGAACCAGGAACAGAGTTATGGTTCGAAGGGGACAGCGGGCACTCAAAACGGGGACGGCGCCTGTTTTAAATACTTCTTTGTCGCAAAAGACATGCCACAAGAGACGAAAACACGGAATCCCGATATTGAGGTCTACGTCTTGAAGCACATTGCAGATGCGTTTGGGATGAAGAAGGGCTCGCAGGTCCTCTTGACGATG GTGGATGCGAAGAATCCAGCTACGGAAGCATCGCACGTTGAACTATCGTTTAAGGATCAATACTTGTCCAGATCAGACATTTGGAGGATGACTGTTGGTGAGTTGACGGGAAGAACTGTTTACAAAGGTCAATCGGTATTGTTTATGGGTACAATCAAGGCGCAAGTCACTGCAATTTATGTCGATGGCCGCAGAACGCACTCTGCCTTTTTCACCCGGGATACTCGGCCCATCTTCCGCAGTGAATCCGCCAGATACGTCCTATTCATCCAAATGGCCAGAGAGATGTGGGAATTCGACGCCGAGAGCTCTGGCGAGATCATGTTCAACAAGGTTGTCAATGGCTTTCTCCCTGCATTGTTCAAGAGATGGGCCATGCTCAAGGCTAAACACCTCGTGAGCATCGTCCTTTTTGCGCGCGTGGAATATGACACTGGGTTGACAGCCGAGTTTGACAACCTGTTGGGAGATTATTACACAGGCATTCAGCCATCTGGGCCGCGCCGGCCATACAAAGACTTCTATCGAGTTGTGGTCAGCGAGATGGGCAGCGGAGAGTGGACAAAAATCCTGCATCAGCTCAAGGTGGAGTTCAACTTCTTCCGACGGGATATCAGTCTGCACCATCATAAACTCAATGCTCAAGCAGAAATTGATGGTCGAGGTTCCATCCCTACGGATACACCTTCAACCCGTGTCAAGGCTGAGTCAACATATGCCATGTATGGCAACGTTCTCGAGGCGATCAACCTCGCTTCGTCCCAGTTCGCCCATGATCATATCGACAGGGATCTCACCAGAACTGGAATTTCCATCGCAGTCATCAGCCCTGGTTCTGGGGTTTTTGAGGTAGACTACGAGACGCTGCGGAGGACAACGGAGGCGTTAGTTGGAAATGGTATTGGTATTGATCTAATATGCATGCCTAAGATGCCTCTCCATTCAGTACCCCTATTTAAGTACCGCAATCCGCAGTATTCGGATGATCATGGCCATGCTCATcgctccagcttctcaaggtcgtTCCACAGCCGGGATAGCACACCCAATCATCCTACACCAGTGATCGGTAGCTATCAGTCTCTCGGCGAATCTTTCTCGCCTTCCAAGGGAATGAGCCTTTCTCGCCGTTCAGATCCTCTCATGTCCATGGCAACAAGTGAGCAGTGGTGCTTTGCATTGCCTCAATGGCTTCATGTCTCTTTCTGGACCGGCGCATCCGACGAGGCCTTGTCCTATGAAGGCATTGCCCTATCTGTCTCTAACAAAGTCATgcaagatgacgaagacgagtTCAATATTCGATGCCGCATGTATGCTTTGCAAATGAGAAGTGTCCTTGAAACCAATGAAATTGAAACAACACCTTTACAAGTTGACACGCATTTCCCGGCCAACATCACCGAACCGCCATCCTCGCAGAAGTATCGAAATACTGGGATCAATGACACTGTCTACATTCCCAACAAGCGCCCCCCGGATGGTCTATTAGATCACATTCATGGATTCCAAAGATTTGTTCCAGATAGACTTGCACGCCCTGGTGAAAAGTCACTGTGGAAACAGTTACAAGAGTTTGATGACCATAGGGCCAAAATCTCAAGTAGCCGCAGTCGACATCATTCGTCACGATATGCAAAAGAGTTGGATGAGATTACGAGAAGGCAGCTGGCAGAGGACTCTGGTCTATATGGAACTTCTCTGCCAGAGAAAAAGGCACCGATTCTTGGTCCTTCGGCGCGGAAGTTGTCGATGAACATTATGGATGGCGAGAAACCATCGCCTACAAGCTTGAAAAAGAGCGCTGAGCCGCCTGCTCCAAAGCCCCCAAAGACAGTTGCAAAGCAACCCAAGCTGATGAGGCAGATTAGCCTCGGACAGCGTGGATTTGGCATCGCTGCGCCAAAGGCGGTAGTTGCAgagatcaaggccgagaCAGTCAACGCCTCAGGCGTTACGTCTAGCGAAGCAAAACAACCCTCAACCCCTCGAATCCGCCCAGAACTACGGCCAAGTTCGCCTCAAACAATTGCAAGCCACCCATCGTCATTGTCTGTACATAAATATCGAACAGACACCCCTGACACCATCATCGAAGGGGTGCCCATGACTCCTAGCATTCCCATTCTCAAGAGAAATAATTCCGGAAACCTCGATATTGCTACGATGCAACTGAGGACGGCCTCATCAACGATAGGTTCGTCGTTGAATAGTCGGCAGCAAAAGAGAGAGGACGATCGTGATCTTAGGTCTTCGGATGCCCTCCGCGCTGATGACGCCCAGAAACTCTACACCAACAAACTACGTGCGGGTGCGTTGGGCGGTGCCGTTCAAGACCTCCCAACAACTCTGTCACCCACCACTTCCATTACCCCATGGTTGACTCTACTGAATCCATCAAACCCGGAAAGCCTTGCGATCGACGATACTGTCTTGTATAGTCGATGGCAACATGTTTATCCACAAATCGGTCAGATGAAGGTCCAAAAATGGAAAGCTCTTTGTTGCCCTGCTTCTGTACCCTTAACTACCGAGTATTTCCCCTCAAAGACTCAGTTTGATACCGAGTATCATCGCCATCCGTATACTGTTGAACAAGATACAGATGACGACATGGGCGAGGAGCCCAAATCTCGGCAAGACTTCATTCAAGAGTTGATCAGCTTGAGATTCACGCAGGGCTTCCAAGTTGTCGTAGGACCATGGGTTGCCCGTGCATTTGGACAAAATTCGATCAAGATCGGCGAcatcttctcaagagacCAACCCCTTGAAGATGGCACGAGTATCTTCATGTCTGTGGGCAACAGCATTCACCAACTTTCGTGCGTTAATGGCACAGAAGTCGAGGTGAACATCTTTGTACGAAAGCCAACCGACACTTCGCTCACCTCTCAAGGCATCTCGCCGGTCTACAAACCTGCTATTCGAACTCTTCTCGATGATGCATATGAGGCACGGGAAATTGATCTCCTGACCGCTCGCCCTGAGCGTAACTGGAACATGATTGATTCATATATTGCTGGGCACCACGATGAAATGATGGACAGTCTGCGCTTCTGGCGTGCAAGATTTGTTCTTATACCTGTCTTACGGAAAGATGTCCCTGTATCAAAAACACAGGGCGGTGACCATGCAGAAGAGGTGCGAATTGAGGGTATCAAGCGCCTTGCTCAATCCTGGCAGAAGTATCGCTACATCCCTCCATCTGAACGAAGATATCATTCCGTCGGGCAGCAGAAACGCAAGAGGGACCCCAACCCCCTAGATATCGTATACAAAACAGATGACCCCTCCGTGGTGATTGCTGCTGAAGTCGAAACGCTTCCTCTCACGGAAGGGTTGGAGGTTGGTAATCGAAAGGGTCTTGTCTCGGCCAAGGAGCGCTTTAAGAAATCCAACCTGAACTTGGCCATGTTGGCTGATGCTATGCAACAGCCTATTGAGAATGGAGGCGTTAGACTACAGAACCGAAGGTGGCATCTCCGCCTCTACTCTGCGTCCTTTATCGGCTCTGATATGGTGACTTGGCTGCTCGACAACTTTGAGGATCTCGATACTAGAGAAGACGCTGAGGCACTGGGTAATGCCCTGATGGTACACGATGATGGGAAATCGGGTATTTCTAAAGACAAGGGGCTTTTTGTTCACGTCGACAAGAGACATCAGTTCCGCGATGGCAACTACTACTACCAAATCGCCAGTGAGTTTGCCAAACCTCATGTAGGATGGTTCAACTCGCGACGAGCCGCAGTGccgccaacaccaagtctCGAAGGCTCCAGCCGAGACTCACCTCGAGCTCTGATGTCGGCTCGTTCCGTTGACGAAGGCGGTTCTCCTGCGTCAACATCGACGACCCCAACCATATCACTTTCTCAAAGCGTGAAACGGTCTAGAGTTGTTCTTAGCAAAGTCATCAAGTACGATGTTGACCACCGCAAGCGATCATACAGGCCAGAGAGGATTGACTTGCATTATGACCGCCTTCACAATCCTGACGGTTGCTACCATATTCGTATTGACTGGATGAACGTCACGACAAAACTGGTGGAAGACGCAGTTGAAAGTTGGGCCCGAGAGGCCAGTCAATATGGCCTTCGACTTGTTGAAGTCCCCATCAAGGAGGCATGCACAATCACTGAAACAAATCCGTTCAGACGACCATATCGCATCAAGCTGGCAGCGAGTCCTCCTGATCAGAGGCCCGAGACGTACATTGACCCTAACTCACAGGGTCCAACGACGTCCCCAAATAAGCACTTTTACCAGACTGCCATCCTGAAGAAGTTCGACTTCGTTTTGGATATGGAGGCAGCCTCCAACTTCCCGAGTAATGTCGATGTGACCTATTCTTGGGGCAAGCCGGATTATAAATACACCCAGTATATCCATCGCAGCGGCTCTCTGTTGGCAGAGATTACCGACGAGGGTGACTTCCTAATTCTCGCCAATCGATTGTACAGCAGTCGATCTGTAAACCCTCGTGAGAAAGAAGTTCGTTCAGCTGACCCGCCTCTGGTAGAACGCGGTGGTCGTATGTCGTCGTATGGCCCTTATTCTACCTTTGGAATGACAGAGTCAGCAACTCTCGCATCTCCGGTTGTCAAGCCAACACACTTTTACCACTCACCAGCCCTGAAACCAGTTGATCAGAATACCAAAGCCGCGTCCTCTGCGACCCCTGATCCTGATGCCCTAAACGCCGAGATAGACGCGTTCTGCCATGATACGTCTGCGCTCGAGGAGTTTTACAAAGAAGCCATGGAGAAGGGGCAGAAGGTTCAGGGTACGCCTGCAACAGCAGCGGCCTCGACACCTCTGGAGGCCGTGCCTGAAGCAAGTATTCCCACTTTGGGACTGCCACCTGGTGTTCTGGGAGGAAATGACGGAGCGCCGACGAAGCGACTTAATAGTCCAATGTCGTTTCTACGAAGGAGCAGTGTTCAGTATGACAGTGGATCGAGCCTGACTGGGCGATGA
- a CDS encoding hypothetical protein (BUSCO:EOG092604A0), whose amino-acid sequence MNNTQQHGADPNGQFAQMGAEEGIVARPFTLQEALPYSPQTSTIPLISDIIPDPILGSGSPALPLYDLFQTHDFNNLNKEAAGHNQMPRNVKQAVDHVLQEIKPSQRTHYKFTSISGMNSTPPTSKSLIDGLSPLTRNVFDKVGGYFKTTKPVASDAKQVNGQAPGHPTPKQRSSSIKSPIPPQPPNLPAHNSKAHKSNSVRIEVAIPSKRQFDPSTYVDVSDAPQQDLSVVPVQREQPQIQPMAQSPATAAQLPIQATTEANQNGAFRIELPAANINREEYIEVEARPEDPHHLSVRKESQEAYSRSPDLIGESLDQRQRSEAALHALDKLVRVVFNSVGRMLEAGPGQDDIVSLTPDQEAAMTASSQQKMHGAIQKTIALRCFDRVPVEHLIEIMKLSDASLKQVENLEIRVDETWGEDAVDTWVQQLSDVETMLKSARTCLRILSGGREDKQLYSESVIQRCADVFRKVTEDIVMPLVELRPSGPASVVFKLLSKHKKPINTVFLSCQKLFALLAELVTKIELSESVINSMEYTASRLIFMENAYFEKDSVLGVQKFDGLRSVAMDMLSQIFLIKPEQRQGIIDDILTSLEKLPVGKQSARQFKLSDGKNIQPVSALIMRLVQASSGRVDNNKNQTRSKLMRNLNNNPNHEQEGTSDEEDRAPLAKQFVSSIKSEVQGAKQHAVAIKDLEISVAPLSDAAQRNASYVISFIVKRAIGSTKSGDTPYRNLLDLFVEDFTTCLDSPDWPSAELLLRLLMIMMVQLFEAPKTAAPAKNMALELLGGLSAAISRLRSRVQSLTSSSDGTDGDELSEYLADVANQALEHKTRLEQLVAWTGPYRVVLEHVQSRSDEDPHLSSAISFLITGWASQVHVGYDSYTDEDDERDEELGRLAYRLRMMVEDRRWLANEYTFKIKTVSTNQAKLSYSIILLRSPLCEAFSKILNILLGSMASDQATVRSRSLKSVNQVLETDPSILDADNTVIDLILECAGDSSIQVRDSALGLLGNCMTMRPRLETSLTPMIVNRFHDNGLGVRKRAMKLTRDIYLRNPSKALRSMIANGLLRRVQDPDEGVRDLARQMIEEVWFAPFYQDDGTAVYQTSLNEHVSLVIQTVKSGTVTEMLDKVFRTILKPKDKSLGGPFTVCTKLVANMFGLIDNLDPDDPSTPSGRDALQVLTIFANADPKLFNFEQIRLLKPHLANFSTPEELAAFRHVTIIYRRVLPTLSSVHTEFLSEIRTFLLKAITRVNQRNPLDDLVACTQVVCGLLNNYTPLVSALHSSIQKLVQIQARPIDQTATTLTYGYSLLIGMIAKHCKLDEWTAWFKSKLPAWKGETVPMLAIEKLIPLAAPSKPLEIRKSALDALGLICQAWPRNYVVPKLYTLFDQVFKEQIPGLEVLILRSIREFLLMEEKRSETAAEAPATGKKRELAVMGGTNFDDVASATSQRFLKHVSRIAVSSQGDHAFLAAEVLGSINRQGLTHPKETCVTLMTLETSSNRRIAELAFSEHRYSHEKHETVLEREYAKAVQSAFAYQRDVVEDTRGATTNPFQSKLHFLMEVLKISKMKNRQRFLDKLCGQLDFDLVKLDISEEVPSHMAFARFITENLAFFEYQTVGELQTTVNAIEKMVTSTGAPVAQAIESEVFNVSVDALQLSASDTPATIPGIQNESMALAAPVDGQPPAALAVAANVEPSRLRQLTTASIILLSMWETRTYLRRLYGMGTSRHDSKAKALAKDLNKTPVKVQGVHGDKVWDEIESHMAGLQDQERMIRKCTDLVELLNVDKEFKVADDGEQMDLGPSTPSADEDEEGEAAADRGRKRKGGHTPGGRKKRARSDSQPRKRGRPRKNPLPEPEMDTDLGDGDWI is encoded by the exons ATGAACAACACGCAGCAGCATGGGGCGGACCCAAATGGGCAGTTTGCTCAAATGGGGGCTGAGGAAGGCATTGTTGCTCGTCCGTTCACCCTCCAAGAGGCGCTTCCCTATTCACCACAAACATCAACCATTCCTCTCATTTCTG ACATCATCCCCGACCCCATTCTAGGCTCAGGCTCCCCTGCGCTTCCTCTATATGACCTATTTCAAACACACGACTTCAACAACCTAAATAAGGAAGCAGCGGGCCATAATCAGATGCCGCGCAACGTAAAGCAAGCGGTTGACCATGTCCTCCAAGAAATCAAGCCCAGTCAACGAACACATTA CAAGTTTACCTCAATTTCAGGAATGAACTCGACCCCCCCTACCAGCAAGAGCCTGATTGATGGTTTGTCGCCGCTGACAAGAAATGTCTTCGATAAAGTTGGAGGCTATTTCAAGACGACAAAGCCCGTGGCTTCTGATGCCAAGCAGGTCAACGGTCAAGCACCTGGCCACCCGACACCAAAGCAACGATCATCTTCAATAAAGTCACCGATTCCTCCACAACCGCCTAACTTGCCGGCGCATAACTCTAAAGCACACAAGTCAAACTCCGTTAGGATCGAAGTTGCGATACCATCTAAGAGACAATTTGATCCTTCAACTTATGTTGACGTGAGCGATGCGCCTCAGCAAGATCTTTCAGTTGTTCCAGTCCAACGTGAGCAACCGCAAATACAGCCGATGGCGCAGTCTCCAGCCACAGCAGCTCAGCTTCCCATCCAAGCGACCACCGAAGCTAATCAGAATGGAGCATTTCGGATTGAGCTACCAGCTGCCAATATCAATCGAGAAGAGTACATAGAGGTCGAAGCTCGGCCGGAGGATCCCCATCATCTATCCGTTCGAAAAGAGAGCCAAGAAGCCTACTCTCGTAGTCCAGATCTGATTGGGGAGAGCCTTGATCAGCGTCAACGCAGCGAGGCAGCCCTCCATGCGCTCGACAAGCTTGTGCGCGTTGTGTTCAACTCAGTAGGACGAATGCTTGAAGCAGGACCCGGACAAGACGATATTGTTTCTCTGACACCAGACCAAGAGGCTGCTATGACCGCCTCTTCGCAACAGAAGATGCATGGCGCTATTCAGAAGACAATTGCTCTAAGATGTTTCGACCGCGTCCCAGTAGAGCATCTGATTGAAATCATGAAACTGAGTGATGCCAGCTTGAAGCAAGTTGAGAATCTGGAGATTCGAGTCGACGAGACCTGGGGCGAAGATGCCGTTGATACATGGGTACAACAGCTTTCGGACGTGGAGACAATGCTGAAGTCAGCTCGCACATGCCTGCGTATTCTCTCGGGCGGACGAGAAGACAAGCAGCTGTATTCGGAATCTGTTATCCAGAGATGCGCTGATGTCTTCAGAAAGGTCACCGAGGACATTGTCATGCCTCTCGTGGAACTCCGGCCATCTGGACCTGCATCTGTTGTATTCAAGTTGCTTTCCAAGCACAAGAAGCCTATCAACACTGTCTTCCTCTCTTGCCAGAAGTTGTTCGCCTTGTTAGCAGAACTTGTTACCAAGATCGAGCTCTCAGAGTCAGTGATCAATTCAATGGAGTACACCGCCTCCCGACTTATTTTCATGGAGAATGCATACTTTGAGAAGGACTCTGTCCTGGGAGTTCAAAAGTTTGACGGGCTTCGGTCCGTGGCAATGGACATGCTCTCAcagatcttcttgatcaaacCTGAGCAACGCCAAggcatcatcgacgacaTTCTTACATCCCTGGAGAAGCTCCCCGTCGGCAAGCAAAGTGCTCGACAGTTCAAGCTATCCGACGGGAAAAATATTCAGCCTGTGTCAGCTTTGATCATGAGGCTGGTTCAAGCTAGTTCGGGGCGAGTGGATAACAACAAGAATCAAACACGCAGTAAATTGATGCGCAATCTCAACAATAACCCCAATCACGAGCAAGAAGGAACttccgatgaggaggatcGCGCGCCACTTGCAAAGCAATTTGTTTCATCGATTAAGAGTGAGGTACAGGGCGCGAAGCAACACGCTGTTGCTATCAAGGACCTTGAGATCTCTGTTGCTCCATTGTCTGATGCGGCGCAGCGCAATGCATCTTATGTGATAAGCTTCATCGTCAAACGTGCCATCGGGTCGACCAAATCTGGAGATACCCCTTACCGaaatcttcttgatcttttcGTGGAAGATTTTACTACTTGCCTTGATTCACCCGACTGGCCGTCAGCTGAACTATTGCTTCGCCTTctgatgatcatgatggtCCAGCTTTTCGAAGCACCCAAGACTGCTGCCCCAGCGAAAAATATGGCACTGGAACTATTGGGCGGACTGAGTGCTGCCATTTCCCGCCTCCGTTCTCGTGTTCAAAGTCTCACGAGTTCCTCCGATGGGACAGACGGTGACGAGTTGTCCGAATATCTTGCCGATGTCGCCAATCAAGCTCTGGAACACAAAACTCGCTTGGAACAGCTGGTAGCTTGGACTGGGCCCTATCGGGTCGTTCTAGAGCATGTGCAGAGCAGGAGTGACGAAGATCCACATCTGTCGAGTGCCATCTCGTTTCTCATTACGGGCTGGGCATCCCAGGTACATGTAGGCTACGACTCTTAcacagatgaagatgacgaacGAGATGAGGAACTTGGACGCCTGGCTTATCgattgaggatgatggtCGAGGACCGGCGATGGCTTGCCAATGAATACACATTCAAAATCAAGACTGTATCGACAAATCAAGCCAAACTTTCTTACTCGATCATCTTACTACGTTCACCACTATGCGAAGCTTTCAGCAAGATCCTGAacattcttcttggctctaTGGCCAGTGACCAAGCTACAGTCCGAAGCCGCAGTCTCAAGAGCGTGAACCAAGTGCTCGAGACTGACCCCTCAATCTTGGATGCCGACAATACCGTGATTGATCTGATTCTAGAATGTGCTGGCGATTCATCAATTCAAGTGCGAGACTCTGCTCTGGGACTGCTTGGTAACTGCATGACGATGCGACCACGTCTTGAGACGTCCTTGACTCCCATGATTGTCAATCGATTCCATGACAATGGCCTCGGTGTACGCAAACGTGCAATGAAGCTTACTCGCGATATCTATCTTCGCAATCCAAGCAAGGCACTGCGGAGCATGATAGCGAACGGGCTGTTGCGTCGAGTACAGGATCCAGATGAGGGTGTCCGTGATTTAGCCCGCCAGATGATAGAGGAGGTTTGGTTTGCGCCCTTTTACCAAGACGACGGAACCGCAGTTTACCAAACTTCACTCAACGAGCACGTGTCGCTTGTCATCCAGACTGTCAAGTCCGGTACGGTTACTGAAATGCTTGACAAGGTGTTTCGAACCATCCTGAAACCAAAGGATAAGTCCCTGGGTGGACCTTTCACAGTCTGTACCAAACTCGTTGCTAACATGTTTGGATTAATCGATAACCTCGATCCGGATGATCCGTCAACTCCGTCTGGGCGCGACGCTCTGCAGGTGCTCACGATATTTGCTAATGCTGATCCCAAACTGTTCAATTTCGAACAGATACGCCTCCTGAAACCACATCTTGCGAACTTCTCTACGCCAGAGGAGTTGGCTGCTTTCCGGCACGTGACAATCATCTATCGCCGAGTGTTGCCCACTCTTTCCAGTGTCCATACCGAGTTTCTGTCTGAAATACGCACCTTCTTGCTCAAGGCTATCACAAGAGTCAACCAACGGAACCCTCTCGACGATCTAGTTGCCTGCACTCAGGTTGTTTGTGGGTTACTCAATAATTACACGCCTCTGGTTTCTGCTCTACATTCCAGCATTCAGAAACTCGTACAAATCCAGGCCAGGCCTATCGACCAGACGGCCACCACTCTTACCTATGGATATAGCCTATTAATTGGCATGATCGCAAAACATTGTAAGCTCGACGAATGGACTGCTTGGTTCAAATCGAAGTTGCCGGCCTGGAAAGGAGAAACCGTTCCTATGCTCGCCATCGAGAAGCTGATACCGCTTGCCGCGCCTTCTAAACCACTCGAGATTCGCAAGTCAGCGCTCGACGCCCTTGGATTGATTTGCCAAGCATGGCCTCGCAACTATGTTGTCCCTAAACTGTACACCTTGTTTGATCAGGTTTTCAAAGAGCAGATACCTGGTCTTGAGGTACTCATCTTGAGATCAATCAGAGAGTTTCTTCTCATGGAAGAAAAGCGATCTGAAACAGCGGCCGAAGCACCAGCAACTGGCAAGAAGAGGGAGCTCGCAGTCATGGGAGGGACAAACTTTGACGATGTGGCCAGCGCCACCTCCCAGAGGTTCCTGAAGCACGTTTCTCGAATTGCAGTTTCAAGCCAGGGCGACCATGCCTTTCTCGCCGCGGAAGTTCTCGGCAGCATTAACCGACAAGGCTTGACACACCCCAAGGAGACTTGTGTTACCTTGATGACTCTCGAAACATCGTCAAACCGCAGAATTGCAGAACTGGCTTTCTCCGAACATCGATATTCGCATGAGAAGCACGAAACTGTTCTGGAAAGAGAGTATGCCAAAGCAGTGCAATCGGCTTTTGCCTATCAACGCGATGTAGTAGAGGACACGCGCGGTGCCACCACCAACCCTTTCCAGTCCAAGTTACACTTCTTGATGGAGGTGCTGAAGATTAGCAAAATGAAGAATCGTCAGCGCTTTTTAGATAAGCTCTGTGGCCAGTTGGACTTTGATTTAGTCAAACTCGATATAAGCGAGGAAGTCCCATCCCACATGGCCTTTGCACGGTTCATCACCGAGAACCTGGCCTTCTTCGAATATCAGACCGTTGGAGAGTTGCAAACCACCGTCAATGCGATCGAAAAAATGGTGACGAGCACGGGCGCCCCCGTCGCTCAGGCCATCGAGTCAGAAGTTTTTAATGTCAGTGTGGATGCCCTGCAATTATCGGCGTCTGACACCCCAGCGACCATCCCCGGAATTCAAAACGAGTCAATGGCTCTAGCAGCACCCGTCGATGGACAGCCCCCGGCAGCGCTCGCGGTTGCAGCCAACGTTGAGCCCAGCCGCCTTCGTCAGCTCACAACGGCATCTATCATTCTGCTGTCAATGTGGGAGACGCGAACGTATCTGCGCCGACTTTACGGCATGGGAACTAGCCGACACGACAGTAAGGCCAAAGCACTGGCTAAAGATCTCAATAAGACGCCAGTCAAGGTCCAAGGAGTTCACGGAGATAAGGTCTGGGACGAGATTGAGTCTCATATGGCTggtcttcaagatcaagagcgaATGATCAGGAAGTGTACCGACCTTGTTGAACTCCTCAACGTTGACAAGGAGTTCAAGGTCGCCGATGACGGCGAACAGATGGACTTAGGGCCATCGACTCCCAGCgcagacgaggatgaagagggcgAAGCTGCTGCGGATAGGGGACGCAAGCGAAAGGGAGGACATACGCCTGGTGGCCGCAAGAAACGGGCGCGTTCTGACTCCCAGCCACGAAAAAGGGGTCGACCTCGAAAAAACCCCTTACCTGAGCCAGAGATGGATacagatcttggagatggagactgGATTTGA